From a single Deltaproteobacteria bacterium genomic region:
- a CDS encoding nucleoside diphosphate kinase regulator: protein MSTKPKLIVTSQDAERLEILLDSLSPTAFPAKATLEDELDRAVRVDPRAVPPTVVTMNSTVRFDLLPAGGSRCLKLVYPGSPDAGEETISILAPVGSALLGLSEGDVMDWPRPGGGTLRLVIREVVDQPERSGNYEL, encoded by the coding sequence ATGAGCACAAAACCAAAACTTATCGTCACGTCCCAGGACGCCGAGCGCCTGGAAATTCTTCTGGACTCATTGTCCCCAACAGCTTTTCCGGCCAAGGCCACCCTGGAGGACGAACTCGACCGCGCTGTCCGCGTGGACCCGCGCGCGGTGCCGCCCACGGTGGTGACCATGAATTCCACGGTCCGGTTCGATCTTTTGCCGGCGGGCGGAAGCCGTTGCCTGAAGCTGGTCTATCCGGGTTCGCCCGATGCGGGCGAGGAAACCATTTCCATTCTCGCCCCGGTGGGCAGCGCCCTGTTGGGATTGTCCGAGGGAGATGTCATGGATTGGCCACGCCCTGGCGGCGGCACGCTGCGTCTGGTCATTCGAGAAGTGGTGGACCAGCCGGAGCGGTCCGGCAATTATGAACTCTGA